The Procambarus clarkii isolate CNS0578487 chromosome 7, FALCON_Pclarkii_2.0, whole genome shotgun sequence genome window below encodes:
- the LOC138358268 gene encoding nuclear receptor subfamily 2 group E member 1-like has translation MLTEVMTEVEKMDLRLPVRGPAATKCRILYDIPCKVCQDHSSGKHYGIFACDGCAGFFKRSIRRQRQYVCKSKVEGGCVVDKTHRNQCRACRLTKCIQAGMNKDAVQHERGPRNSTLRRQMSLYFKDPSPESPPQRQRSPTPPEPSHPRSPVTQVPTVAVSAALALPFHHPPPVPSALDLKMSFPPRHLPTTAASSAAHLELHRPPPAELTALTLDRVHALTTRANTLLAPTPKYPHELAFPLMTARDTVCETAARLLFMNVRWAKQLPAYTALPFRDQLLLLEEGWRELFVLSAAQFLLPVEAGPLLASCGLGSDTSERLLPILQDIKLFQDILTKFKTMCVDPTEYACLKAIVLFKTVWESGGVEVKVLRDLPAVTALQDQAQLTLNKYITSAYPTQPFRFGKLLLLLPSLRAVGCRTIEELFFRRTIGAIPIERIICDMYKTADF, from the exons GCCGGATCCTGTACGACATTCCCTGCAAGGTGTGTCAGGACCACTCCTCCGGCAAGCACTACGGCATCTTCGCCTGCGACGGCTGTGCTGGCTTCTTTAAG AGGTCGATCCGGCGCCAGAGGCAGTACGTGTGCAAGAGCAAGGTGgagggcgggtgtgtggtggacaAGACCCACCGCAACCAGTGCCGGGCCTGCAGACTCACCAAGTGCATCCAGGCCGGCATGAACAAGGATG CCGTGCAGCACGAGCGGGGGCCCAGGAACTCCACCTTGCGGCGGCAAATGTCCCTCTATTTCAAGGACCCAAGCCCGGAGTCGCCTCCCCAGCGCCAACGGAGTCCCACCCCGCCGGAGCCAAGCCACCCCCGGTCCCCCGTCACCCAAGTGCCAACCGTTGCCGTCAGTGCCGCCCTGGCCCTGCCCTTCCACCATCCTCCACCTGTGCCATCGGCTCTCGATCTGAAAATGTCCTTTCCGCCTCGCCACCTGCCTACGACGGCCGCCAGCAGCGCCGCCCACTTGGAACTGCACCGGCCGCCGCCGGCGGAGCTGACAGCCCTCACCCTGGACCGTGTTCACGCCCTCACCACCAGAGCCAACACTCTACTGGCTCCCACACCCAAG TACCCACACGAGCTGGCGTTCCCGCTCATGACGGCGAGGGACACCGTGTGTGAGACCGCCGCCCGCCTCCTCTTCATGAACGTCCGCTGGGCCAAGCAACTGCCTGCCTACACGGCCTTGCCCTTCagagaccag TTATTGCTCTTGGAGGAAGGCTGGAGAGAGCTGTTCGTGCTCTCCGCCGCCCAGTTCTTGTTGCCCGTGGAGGCCGGACCTCTCCTGGCCTCCTGCGGCCTCGGCAGCGACACCTCCGAACGCCTCCTTCCCATACTCCAGGACATCAAGCTCTTCCAAGACATTCTCACCAAGTTCAAGACCATGTGTGTGGATCCCACAGAGTACGCTTGCCTCAAGGCCATCGTCCTCTTTAAGACAG tgtgggagagtggcggGGTGGAGGTGAAGGTGCTCCGCGACCTGCCGGCCGTCACCGCCCTCCAGGACCAGGCTCAGCTCACTCTCAACAAGTACATCACCTCCGCCTACCCTACACAGCCCTTCAG GTTCGggaagctgctgctgctcctgccgtCGCTGCGAGCCGTCGGCTGCCGCACCATCGAGGAGCTCTTCTTCAGGAGAACTATCGGGGCCATTCCCATCGAGCGAATAATTTGCGATATGTACAAAACGGCAGACTTTTGA